One window from the genome of Saccharicrinis carchari encodes:
- a CDS encoding FAD-binding and (Fe-S)-binding domain-containing protein: MIKKLKIKLQDVLPPKQIYDQYIDRLAKGTDAGFYRLIPQLVVVANSEEEIIKILELTHSMNIPVTFKAAGTSLSGQTISDAVLIEIGPDFNKYKIEKEGAKIVLQPGVRGGFANLQLAKYGYKIGPSPASINAAKIGGIVANNASGASYGIVTNSYNTIQSMRIVMVDGTVLDTACDESKREFKTSHAHLLREIAEIKQQIVRSPQLLEKIKHKYLIKNTTGYGMNSFLDFDDSVDIIAHLMVGSEGTLGFISELSFNTIKDNSEKTCVLLFLPDIKEAAKTIIPLRQCKVSAAELMDRNALRAVEEVEGLPALLKDLPQGATALLVETSAESKAQLLLQKQEIIEKLVDIHTLFPISFTDNARDYNTYWKVRKGLFTSAAATRPNGTTCIIEDVTFPGDRLEEALPAIQQLMEEHGYKDSVTWGHLLDGNIHFLLMPDFEKQGQLQNYKAFMNKLVYLVVDRFNGSLKGEHGTGRNMAPFVEYEWGSEIYELMKKVKAAFDPKNILNPGVLINDDPEVYVKNIKPLPLAHPIIDTCIECGFCESSCPSQNLTLTPRQRIAVFRAMTNNQAIDSRQLKELHKAYRYKGDESCATDGLCALNCPVGIDTGKMIKELRFKQKTKFARRMAGFMANHFAQLTNIARHVLNGVHVLHRLLPTPVMQAGGMALHKISGRSIPLWNRNMPIGAPQVNTGSNLESPDKVLYFPSCINRMFGNDSSNREEAALSQLTQQLLQKAGYQIIYPDNINKLCCGMAFDSKGFKREGENKLHELEKALLTASQKGDIPVLCDMSPCLYRMKERMDKKLKLYEPIAFTLDYLKDKLAFTQQNETVMVHSTCSSTKMGLNDKLVQLAQLCATEVINPEKTGCCGWAGDKGFNLPALNTSALKYLKDEVPARAVAGYSTSRTCEIGLSLHSGLNYQSILFLVDKATVRNEIEIN; the protein is encoded by the coding sequence ATGATAAAAAAATTAAAAATAAAACTGCAAGACGTACTGCCACCGAAACAAATCTACGATCAATATATCGATAGACTGGCAAAGGGCACCGATGCAGGTTTTTATCGACTCATACCGCAACTGGTAGTAGTGGCCAACAGCGAAGAGGAAATCATAAAGATACTTGAGCTCACGCACTCCATGAATATCCCGGTGACCTTTAAGGCCGCCGGAACCAGTTTGAGCGGACAAACCATAAGCGATGCTGTTTTAATAGAGATAGGTCCCGACTTTAACAAATATAAGATTGAGAAAGAGGGGGCAAAAATAGTTTTGCAACCCGGTGTAAGGGGAGGCTTTGCCAACTTGCAACTGGCCAAATACGGATATAAAATCGGTCCCAGTCCGGCATCCATCAATGCGGCTAAAATTGGCGGTATTGTAGCCAATAATGCCAGCGGTGCCAGTTATGGAATTGTTACCAACAGTTACAATACCATCCAGTCTATGCGTATCGTTATGGTCGATGGTACGGTGCTGGATACCGCTTGTGATGAGAGTAAACGCGAATTTAAAACTAGCCATGCACATCTGCTTCGGGAAATAGCAGAAATAAAGCAGCAGATAGTACGCTCACCCCAATTGTTAGAAAAAATTAAGCACAAATACCTCATAAAAAATACCACAGGTTATGGTATGAATTCCTTTTTAGACTTTGACGATTCGGTGGATATTATTGCTCATTTAATGGTGGGTTCCGAAGGAACGCTTGGTTTTATATCAGAGCTAAGCTTTAATACCATTAAAGATAATTCCGAAAAAACATGCGTCCTCTTGTTTTTGCCCGATATTAAAGAGGCTGCCAAAACAATTATTCCCTTACGGCAATGCAAGGTGAGTGCTGCCGAATTGATGGATCGCAACGCGCTTAGAGCCGTGGAAGAGGTAGAGGGACTTCCTGCACTATTAAAGGATTTACCTCAGGGTGCAACAGCTTTATTGGTGGAAACATCAGCAGAAAGTAAGGCGCAACTGCTACTGCAAAAGCAAGAAATTATAGAAAAACTGGTAGATATACATACTTTATTCCCAATCTCTTTTACCGATAATGCCAGGGATTACAATACCTATTGGAAAGTGCGCAAAGGGCTTTTTACTTCGGCCGCTGCAACACGGCCCAACGGAACTACTTGTATCATCGAAGATGTAACCTTTCCCGGCGACCGCCTGGAAGAGGCTTTGCCTGCCATACAGCAACTCATGGAGGAGCACGGATACAAAGATTCGGTAACCTGGGGCCATTTGCTCGATGGCAATATCCACTTTTTGCTTATGCCCGACTTTGAGAAACAAGGGCAGCTGCAAAACTACAAAGCGTTTATGAACAAGCTGGTATATCTGGTGGTAGATAGGTTTAACGGTAGCTTAAAAGGGGAACATGGTACCGGGCGCAATATGGCACCTTTTGTAGAATATGAGTGGGGAAGCGAGATTTATGAGCTGATGAAGAAAGTGAAGGCAGCCTTCGATCCAAAAAATATATTGAACCCCGGCGTACTCATTAACGACGATCCTGAGGTTTACGTAAAAAATATCAAACCTTTGCCCCTGGCACATCCCATCATCGATACTTGTATTGAGTGTGGTTTTTGTGAAAGTAGCTGTCCCTCGCAAAATTTAACACTGACACCGCGCCAACGCATTGCCGTGTTTCGTGCCATGACGAATAACCAGGCCATTGATTCGCGACAGTTGAAGGAATTGCACAAAGCCTATCGTTATAAAGGCGATGAGAGCTGCGCCACCGACGGGCTATGTGCACTCAACTGCCCGGTAGGAATTGATACAGGTAAAATGATTAAAGAGCTGCGCTTTAAACAAAAAACTAAATTCGCCAGGCGTATGGCCGGTTTTATGGCCAATCACTTTGCGCAACTTACTAACATAGCACGCCATGTCTTGAATGGAGTGCATGTTTTGCATCGTTTATTGCCCACCCCTGTGATGCAAGCCGGCGGTATGGCCTTACATAAAATATCAGGCAGAAGCATACCACTTTGGAATCGGAATATGCCTATAGGAGCACCACAGGTGAATACCGGTAGCAATCTTGAATCTCCTGATAAAGTGCTGTACTTTCCGTCCTGCATCAATCGCATGTTCGGAAATGATAGCAGTAATAGAGAGGAGGCAGCCCTATCTCAGCTTACCCAACAGCTCTTGCAAAAAGCAGGGTATCAAATCATCTATCCCGATAATATAAATAAGCTATGCTGCGGTATGGCCTTCGATAGCAAAGGCTTTAAGCGGGAGGGTGAAAATAAGTTGCATGAGCTCGAAAAGGCACTTCTTACTGCCTCACAGAAGGGCGATATTCCCGTGCTCTGTGACATGAGTCCCTGTTTATACAGAATGAAAGAGCGGATGGATAAGAAATTGAAACTTTACGAACCGATTGCTTTTACCTTAGATTATTTAAAGGATAAATTGGCATTTACGCAGCAAAACGAAACGGTGATGGTGCATTCTACGTGCAGCTCCACTAAAATGGGTCTCAACGACAAGTTGGTGCAGCTGGCACAACTTTGTGCTACCGAAGTAATCAATCCTGAAAAAACGGGCTGTTGCGGATGGGCCGGCGACAAAGGCTTTAATCTGCCGGCACTAAATACCAGTGCCCTCAAATATTTAAAAGACGAAGTGCCCGCGCGTGCAGTGGCTGGATACAGCACCAGTCGCACTTGCGAAATTGGCCTGTCACTTCACAGCGGACTGAATTACCAATCGATTTTATTTTTAGTGGACAAGGCCACGGTGAGAAATGAAATAGAAATAAACTAA
- a CDS encoding SusC/RagA family TonB-linked outer membrane protein produces the protein MEQKFKIMLNYRLQKMAGFFLLFSFALLVLPQSGWANDKREPKGPLGNVMLEQSHQVTTILVKGKVIDLSGMAVPGVNILEKGTTNGAITNFDGEYALEVSSAATLVFSFIGFQTQEVQVAGRERIDIVLSAETLGLDEVVVTAMGVVAEKKNLNFAVQAVNAEELTRDKQSNFVDALQGRVAGVEISGAGGSPSANSQIVIRGVSSIDPGMGNEPIFILNGMHVSGGASKAAEINPNDIENVTILKGAAAAALYGSEAANGAIMITTKSGKAGAVKVSLNSTVQIDRATRVPELQSTYLRGGLGVYRHESKGGWGPMKPAGTTTFDNVENYLENGIYQKYDLSVSGGSEKFTTYASASYSDHTGIVPEDYLKRFTVLLKSDYDIRKNLSLGLMANISNRESRGAGSMGSIYSWPIDNDMLNYKNADGSIRWLYVNPNNRYDSPLNPFWSRYEDSGKSESYRTLLQGTIKWSPIKNLDLTGRIGYDLTNSEGLYTTTPRWGLPEGRDQPTAEDLPHLGSMSQSDGKGTVLNFGGLAQYKYVVNEDFTFDLLAGVDFKRSQGRSTGFKGYHFKTPGLESFSNLSTILQEDIYLNRSRKDIYGIFGELKLDYRGIAHVGVTGRNDVSSTLAEDKNSYFYPSYSGGFIFTELLNINSNLISFGKIRANWAKVGKDTNPYKQHNYFKAWPQHPDEGYGVDPVSSGNPFLDPEFTTSWEVGADFRLFNDKTRLDFAYYSTFVDGQIVTVRVSPTTGNILQTRNEGDISNKGVEITWNQKILSSGRFSWYSTTNFAHNDGTVGDLPGDVKEIYHYAGQVGTIRPASYEHGPIFGVSGKDYLRNDAGQVIVGQDGIPLINSSSSLLIANREADFTIGFENTWQYANWSLSALISMRKGGDVVNGTKSSLLSSGMAKTLEDYRNRQIVVKGVVEQPDGSYVPNTKPVVFDQLYYSNYYAPVGTNFIEDGSLVRLANLTLAYDISHLSKQIGISHLKLSVSGRNLFLWTNYSGSDPIVNYTGNSGGAGTYGVDYLRTPNTRSLSFNISANF, from the coding sequence ATGGAACAAAAATTTAAAATTATGCTCAATTATCGGTTACAAAAAATGGCCGGGTTTTTTTTGCTGTTCAGCTTCGCTTTGTTAGTGCTTCCGCAAAGTGGGTGGGCAAATGATAAGAGAGAACCTAAAGGCCCGCTTGGCAATGTAATGCTTGAACAATCTCATCAGGTCACTACCATTTTGGTTAAAGGTAAAGTGATAGATCTATCCGGTATGGCGGTACCGGGGGTTAACATCCTCGAAAAAGGTACCACCAACGGCGCTATAACTAATTTCGACGGCGAGTATGCTTTGGAAGTGTCATCCGCAGCTACCTTGGTTTTTTCGTTTATAGGATTTCAAACACAGGAAGTGCAGGTAGCCGGCAGAGAACGTATTGACATTGTACTTAGTGCTGAAACTTTAGGACTGGACGAAGTGGTGGTTACAGCTATGGGGGTTGTGGCCGAAAAGAAAAATCTGAATTTTGCGGTACAGGCGGTTAACGCGGAGGAATTAACCCGTGACAAGCAGTCCAATTTTGTGGATGCCCTCCAGGGGCGGGTGGCCGGTGTTGAAATTTCCGGAGCGGGTGGATCGCCAAGTGCCAACTCCCAAATTGTTATCCGGGGGGTTTCCTCCATCGATCCGGGGATGGGCAATGAACCCATATTTATACTCAACGGTATGCATGTTTCCGGTGGCGCCTCTAAAGCGGCCGAAATAAATCCCAATGATATCGAAAATGTAACGATACTTAAAGGAGCAGCTGCAGCGGCACTTTACGGATCGGAGGCTGCCAACGGCGCTATTATGATAACCACCAAATCGGGTAAGGCCGGGGCGGTAAAAGTTTCCCTGAACAGTACCGTGCAAATAGACAGAGCCACAAGGGTGCCCGAATTGCAAAGCACATACCTGCGAGGAGGGCTTGGGGTATATCGCCACGAATCCAAAGGCGGTTGGGGGCCCATGAAACCGGCCGGAACAACCACCTTTGATAATGTGGAGAACTATCTCGAAAACGGTATCTATCAAAAATACGATCTGTCTGTATCGGGAGGAAGCGAAAAATTTACCACCTACGCATCGGCATCCTACAGCGACCATACCGGTATTGTGCCCGAGGATTACCTAAAACGTTTTACCGTGCTGCTCAAATCGGACTATGACATACGCAAAAATCTATCGCTGGGCTTGATGGCGAACATCAGTAACAGAGAATCCAGAGGTGCCGGTTCCATGGGTAGCATATATAGTTGGCCCATCGACAACGATATGTTGAATTATAAAAATGCGGATGGATCCATAAGGTGGTTGTACGTAAACCCCAACAACAGGTACGACTCCCCGCTTAATCCGTTCTGGTCGAGGTATGAGGATTCCGGTAAAAGTGAATCTTACAGAACACTCCTTCAGGGTACCATAAAGTGGAGCCCCATTAAAAACTTGGATTTGACGGGTCGTATAGGCTATGATTTAACCAACTCGGAAGGGCTGTATACCACTACCCCGCGATGGGGATTACCCGAGGGACGGGATCAGCCTACAGCCGAGGACTTACCCCACCTGGGCTCTATGTCACAATCCGATGGTAAGGGCACTGTACTCAACTTTGGCGGACTAGCTCAATATAAGTATGTTGTAAATGAGGATTTTACTTTTGACTTGTTGGCGGGTGTCGATTTTAAAAGATCGCAAGGTCGGTCTACCGGTTTCAAAGGATACCATTTTAAAACACCGGGCTTGGAGAGTTTTAGCAACCTAAGCACCATCCTGCAAGAAGATATCTACCTTAACAGAAGCCGAAAGGACATATATGGTATTTTCGGGGAGTTAAAACTGGATTACAGGGGTATTGCCCACGTAGGGGTTACCGGCCGTAACGATGTGTCTTCTACCCTTGCTGAGGACAAGAATTCCTATTTTTATCCCTCCTACAGCGGTGGTTTTATTTTCACCGAGTTGCTGAATATCAATTCTAATCTCATCAGTTTTGGTAAAATCAGAGCCAACTGGGCCAAGGTGGGCAAGGATACCAACCCTTACAAGCAACATAACTACTTTAAGGCATGGCCGCAGCACCCCGACGAGGGTTATGGTGTGGATCCGGTCAGCAGTGGGAACCCTTTCCTCGACCCGGAGTTTACAACATCCTGGGAGGTAGGTGCCGACTTTAGGTTGTTCAACGATAAAACACGTTTAGACTTTGCCTATTATTCCACTTTTGTAGACGGACAGATTGTTACCGTAAGGGTGAGCCCCACAACCGGCAATATTTTGCAAACGCGTAACGAGGGCGATATATCCAATAAAGGGGTGGAGATAACCTGGAACCAGAAAATACTTAGCAGCGGAAGGTTCTCGTGGTACAGCACTACTAACTTTGCGCACAATGACGGAACGGTGGGTGATTTGCCCGGCGACGTAAAGGAAATATATCATTATGCGGGGCAGGTGGGTACCATCCGCCCGGCCTCCTACGAGCATGGGCCCATCTTCGGAGTTTCAGGCAAAGATTATTTGCGTAACGACGCCGGCCAGGTGATCGTGGGCCAAGACGGTATCCCATTAATTAATAGCAGTAGTTCTTTGTTGATTGCCAATCGGGAAGCCGATTTTACCATCGGGTTCGAAAATACCTGGCAGTACGCCAATTGGTCGCTTTCTGCACTAATAAGCATGCGTAAGGGGGGCGATGTGGTCAATGGTACCAAGTCGAGCCTGCTGAGCAGCGGTATGGCCAAAACACTCGAGGATTACCGGAACCGGCAAATTGTGGTAAAAGGCGTTGTGGAACAGCCCGATGGTAGCTATGTGCCCAACACCAAACCCGTAGTTTTCGATCAGTTGTATTATTCTAATTATTATGCGCCCGTGGGCACCAACTTTATCGAGGACGGCTCCCTGGTGAGGCTGGCAAATCTTACTCTGGCCTACGATATAAGCCATCTCTCAAAACAAATTGGGATAAGCCACTTAAAGCTATCGGTAAGTGGGCGTAATTTATTTTTATGGACTAACTATTCCGGTTCCGACCCCATCGTTAATTACACGGGTAATTCGGGTGGCGCCGGTACCTATGGTGTCGATTATTTGAGGACGCCCAACACCCGGTCTTTATCTTTTAACATCAGTGCAAATTTTTAA
- a CDS encoding SusC/RagA family TonB-linked outer membrane protein: MKKNLLILFVLCWFPLLGQAQTNTVTGVVKDQDNLPLPGVSVVLKSDATIGTITDVNGKYTINTSPNDVLIFRFIGMKSQEVAVNGRTTINVMLQADFVGLDEVIAVGYGVQKKSDITGAVATVDAEVLQNQPVSSAATMLQGRASGVMVTQTSGAPGAGLSVRVRGTGTVNNSSPLYVVDGILLDDISHINPSDIGSMEVLKDASATAIYGSRGANGVILIQTKKGATEDVAVHIELMSGLQQAWTEPDLMNSKDWLETYNKAQTNAAAFTGSSAYKPLELLPPSDDVNRTTDWFDEVTRVGKVHKANVSFSRGDEQANTMVSVGYFKNEGIILNSAYERFNARLNNNYSMGEMWKAGFNVSISNTSTDQVTGNAISGILTLAQRVDPITPVYQESGEFASTPYSDLRNPVGQLNRDVRENEYLRVLANSYLQIEPINNLFIKTSLSLNLGRSKEKTYLPTYDYGADLNSTNSISKTSREFNGYLSENTVNYIFDINDNHNFSVLAGFTAEKNLSEYIGASRNNIPNDSEELQYISASLDKESTDAWNSGVDTRMYSYLARVNYDYAGKYFLTASVRRDGSSVFGPNKRFGNFPSASAGWRLRNESFMDFIPKNVVNRIKVRAGWGRVGNAKIDPYSFASTIQSSDSRLEYSYVFSDAEYAGGAPVKMANPNIQWETVQSTNIGLDLAFLNDKVSLSVDYFSKETKDMLVEVPLPEYAGYDGSPFVNAGTVENKGIELDLGYRGTIGNDLKFRVNLNASHVDNEVTSLGGGVPIIDGSVSLVGSVTRTAEGLPIGSFYGYQVEGVFQSAAEVAASAQKSEPIGAGDFRFKDQWTDKDGDGVMEEPDGVINGDDRTMIGDPNPDWFYGLNIDLNYKNWDCTMFFQGVQGNDIFNGFKYYNYADIKRFALANDYKNHWTAQNKSNTMFGLNAATVEDNLVASDFYVEDGSYLRLKNFQLGYTFRNLLPSMSGLRVYFSGQNLLTFTGYSGLDPEIGASSSNAPSLTQGIDYGTYPQARVFSIGASLTF, translated from the coding sequence ATGAAAAAGAATCTATTAATTTTATTCGTACTGTGTTGGTTTCCCCTTTTGGGTCAGGCCCAAACCAATACGGTAACAGGAGTGGTAAAGGATCAGGATAATCTACCTTTACCCGGCGTAAGCGTTGTATTAAAAAGTGATGCCACCATAGGAACCATTACCGATGTGAACGGTAAATATACAATCAACACCTCGCCCAACGATGTACTTATTTTCCGTTTTATCGGAATGAAAAGCCAGGAAGTAGCTGTCAATGGCAGAACAACCATCAACGTAATGCTGCAAGCCGATTTTGTTGGCTTGGATGAGGTAATAGCCGTTGGTTATGGTGTGCAAAAAAAGAGCGATATTACTGGTGCAGTGGCTACCGTAGATGCTGAGGTGCTTCAGAACCAGCCCGTGTCCAGTGCGGCTACCATGCTGCAGGGACGTGCTTCCGGAGTAATGGTAACCCAAACATCGGGTGCACCCGGTGCGGGACTTTCCGTGAGGGTTAGAGGTACCGGTACAGTGAATAATTCATCTCCTTTGTATGTGGTAGATGGTATATTGCTTGACGATATATCCCATATCAACCCCAGCGACATCGGTAGTATGGAGGTGCTAAAAGATGCATCCGCCACGGCCATATACGGCTCGCGTGGAGCCAACGGTGTTATTCTGATCCAAACAAAAAAAGGTGCTACAGAAGATGTCGCTGTGCATATTGAGCTAATGAGTGGCTTGCAGCAAGCCTGGACAGAACCGGATTTGATGAACTCAAAAGATTGGCTCGAAACATACAACAAAGCGCAAACCAATGCAGCGGCATTTACAGGATCATCGGCTTATAAACCTTTGGAATTATTGCCCCCGTCGGATGATGTAAACAGAACCACCGACTGGTTCGATGAAGTAACACGCGTGGGTAAGGTGCATAAAGCCAATGTGAGTTTTTCCAGGGGCGATGAGCAAGCAAATACCATGGTTAGTGTGGGGTACTTTAAAAACGAAGGTATCATTCTTAATTCAGCATATGAGAGGTTCAATGCCCGCTTAAACAACAATTACAGCATGGGTGAAATGTGGAAGGCGGGGTTTAATGTTTCGATATCCAATACAAGTACCGATCAGGTAACAGGCAACGCTATCAGTGGTATTTTAACGTTGGCCCAGCGTGTTGATCCCATAACACCGGTATATCAGGAGTCGGGAGAGTTTGCATCCACACCGTATTCTGATTTGCGTAACCCTGTAGGACAGCTAAATAGAGATGTTAGAGAAAATGAATATTTGCGTGTTTTGGCCAATTCGTACTTACAGATTGAACCAATAAACAATCTATTTATAAAAACCTCGCTCAGTTTAAACTTAGGCAGATCAAAAGAAAAAACATACTTGCCTACTTATGATTATGGTGCCGATTTAAACAGTACCAACAGCATTTCAAAAACCAGCCGGGAGTTCAATGGTTATCTAAGCGAAAATACCGTTAATTATATTTTTGACATTAACGATAACCACAATTTTAGTGTGTTGGCCGGTTTTACAGCCGAAAAAAATCTGTCGGAATATATAGGCGCGTCCCGAAACAACATTCCCAATGATAGCGAAGAACTTCAATATATTTCGGCATCGCTCGACAAAGAGAGCACCGATGCCTGGAATTCGGGTGTAGATACCAGAATGTATTCTTATTTGGCCAGGGTAAATTACGATTATGCGGGTAAGTATTTTCTAACAGCATCGGTTCGTAGGGATGGATCTTCGGTTTTTGGCCCCAACAAACGCTTCGGTAATTTCCCCTCTGCTTCGGCAGGTTGGAGGTTGAGGAACGAAAGTTTTATGGATTTTATTCCGAAAAATGTGGTGAACCGTATAAAAGTGAGAGCAGGATGGGGGAGAGTAGGTAATGCTAAAATAGATCCTTACTCCTTTGCTTCTACCATCCAGAGTAGTGATAGCCGCTTAGAATACAGTTATGTGTTTAGCGATGCCGAGTATGCCGGTGGTGCACCGGTAAAAATGGCCAATCCTAACATACAGTGGGAAACCGTACAATCGACAAATATAGGTCTCGATCTGGCTTTCCTTAACGATAAAGTGAGCTTGTCGGTCGATTATTTTTCCAAGGAAACCAAGGACATGCTTGTTGAGGTGCCACTTCCGGAGTATGCCGGGTATGACGGTAGCCCTTTTGTGAATGCAGGAACTGTGGAAAATAAGGGTATTGAATTGGATTTGGGTTATCGTGGCACCATAGGCAACGATCTCAAGTTTAGGGTAAATCTAAACGCTTCGCACGTCGATAATGAGGTGACTTCGCTGGGTGGTGGTGTACCCATTATAGATGGGAGCGTTAGTCTGGTGGGTAGTGTTACCCGTACAGCAGAGGGATTGCCCATCGGTTCGTTTTATGGATACCAGGTGGAAGGCGTGTTTCAGTCCGCTGCAGAGGTGGCGGCAAGTGCACAAAAATCAGAACCGATTGGGGCGGGTGACTTCCGCTTTAAAGACCAATGGACCGACAAAGACGGCGATGGCGTAATGGAAGAACCAGACGGGGTAATCAACGGCGACGACCGTACAATGATTGGTGACCCAAATCCGGATTGGTTTTACGGACTGAATATCGATTTAAATTATAAGAATTGGGATTGCACGATGTTCTTTCAGGGCGTGCAGGGCAACGACATATTCAATGGATTTAAATATTATAACTATGCCGATATCAAACGCTTTGCTTTGGCTAACGACTACAAAAATCACTGGACAGCACAAAACAAATCAAACACGATGTTCGGATTGAACGCCGCTACCGTTGAAGATAATCTGGTGGCCTCGGATTTTTATGTGGAGGACGGTTCTTATTTGCGACTTAAAAACTTTCAGTTGGGTTATACTTTTCGTAACCTATTGCCCAGTATGTCTGGCTTAAGGGTGTATTTCTCCGGTCAAAACCTGCTTACTTTTACGGGTTATTCAGGTCTCGATCCGGAAATTGGCGCATCAAGTTCCAATGCCCCTTCTTTAACCCAGGGTATCGATTACGGAACTTATCCGCAAGCAAGGGTGTTTTCAATTGGTGCTAGCTTAACATTTTAA
- a CDS encoding RagB/SusD family nutrient uptake outer membrane protein translates to MKNIFIIALLALVLGACSEDFLDTVKIGEQTKDSFYANDSDLLKAANACYSPLWEYHYNWGRTTFGNSTTDDAVDREDLKMREFTFNSTAFLFTYNYRYNYRGILMANQLLEKVEGVDIPGVKNKDLQKRVVGEAKFLRAYYYYDMVKNFGGVPLVLKALILEELNETRATASVIYQQIEKDLKEAAAVLPKKSEYNPDKDMGRITKGAALALLVKVCVSQASPGYATQEFYNTAKWEEAKTHAEALFALGEYDLYMGNYRDMFTEEGENGVESIFEVQFYDSPKDDGAFTNNGNFTTFLNMPWLGAGDPYGRYQATYDLYLAFENGDPRRDASLINSLQFADQWVDTDGTVPTVNEDLTGFSNYKHYLSRERYFAMGNTRNSPVNERIIRLSDIYLLYAEACYHTGEEGNARIYLEKVRERARNGNASVLPEVTAGGQALLDAIYHERRVELCGEGHRFHDLVRTGRLVKELKTDGYKVKAALARNGDGTYTVSDSGEPIFKATALEMPKNMFFPLPQSEVDNSGGLIVQNDGY, encoded by the coding sequence ATGAAGAATATATTTATAATAGCACTGCTCGCTCTTGTTTTGGGAGCTTGTAGTGAGGATTTTCTGGATACCGTAAAAATTGGTGAGCAGACCAAAGATAGTTTTTATGCCAACGACTCCGATTTGTTAAAGGCTGCAAATGCTTGTTATTCGCCTTTGTGGGAGTACCATTATAATTGGGGACGCACCACTTTTGGCAATTCTACCACCGACGATGCTGTGGATAGAGAGGATCTTAAAATGAGGGAGTTTACTTTTAATTCCACCGCATTTTTATTTACCTATAATTACAGATACAACTATAGGGGTATATTAATGGCTAATCAGCTGTTAGAAAAAGTGGAAGGCGTGGATATTCCAGGCGTGAAGAATAAAGACCTCCAGAAGCGAGTAGTGGGCGAAGCAAAATTTTTACGTGCTTATTATTACTACGATATGGTGAAAAATTTTGGTGGCGTACCCTTGGTTTTAAAAGCCTTAATTCTGGAAGAATTGAATGAAACCAGAGCCACTGCTTCTGTAATATATCAGCAAATAGAAAAGGATTTGAAAGAGGCGGCCGCAGTACTTCCCAAAAAATCGGAGTATAATCCTGATAAAGACATGGGACGCATCACTAAAGGAGCCGCACTGGCTTTGCTGGTTAAAGTATGTGTGTCGCAGGCCAGTCCGGGTTATGCTACACAGGAGTTTTATAATACCGCAAAATGGGAGGAAGCTAAAACACACGCCGAAGCCTTGTTTGCATTGGGCGAGTACGATTTATATATGGGCAATTACCGCGATATGTTTACCGAAGAAGGAGAAAATGGAGTTGAGTCTATTTTCGAGGTGCAATTCTACGATTCCCCCAAGGACGACGGCGCTTTTACCAATAACGGTAACTTTACCACATTCCTGAACATGCCGTGGCTGGGTGCCGGCGATCCTTATGGAAGATATCAGGCCACCTATGATTTATATTTAGCCTTCGAGAACGGCGACCCGCGTAGAGACGCATCCTTGATTAACTCCCTGCAGTTTGCCGATCAATGGGTAGATACAGACGGAACCGTGCCCACGGTAAACGAGGACTTAACAGGGTTTAGTAATTACAAACATTACTTGTCGCGCGAAAGATATTTTGCTATGGGTAATACACGTAATTCGCCTGTAAATGAGCGTATCATACGTCTTTCGGATATTTATCTGCTTTATGCCGAGGCTTGTTACCATACCGGCGAGGAAGGGAATGCACGCATCTACCTCGAAAAAGTACGTGAAAGAGCGCGTAACGGGAATGCCTCTGTATTGCCGGAGGTAACCGCCGGTGGACAGGCCTTACTCGATGCCATTTATCACGAACGTAGGGTGGAGCTTTGCGGCGAAGGACATCGTTTCCACGACTTAGTGCGGACAGGCAGATTGGTGAAAGAACTGAAAACAGATGGCTATAAAGTAAAGGCTGCCCTGGCTCGTAATGGCGATGGCACCTATACAGTATCCGATTCCGGGGAGCCTATCTTTAAGGCTACTGCTCTTGAAATGCCTAAGAACATGTTCTTCCCACTTCCACAAAGCGAGGTGGATAACTCGGGGGGATTGATTGTGCAAAACGATGGTTATTAA